CACAAGGTGAACTATCCAAACAGCAAAACAAATATTCCAGTGTACAGGTACGGATCAAAAATCGGGCTGTCATTGCTCCTCAGGATGGATATGTAGTAAAAGCACTAAAGGCAGGGGTTGGAGAAACGTTAAAAGAAGGAGACCCTGTTGCAACAATTCAGCCAGCAAAACCAGCCAAAGCGGTAGAACTCTATGTAAAAGCAATGGATGTGCCTCTGCTTGAGAAAGGCCGTATGGTACGTTTGGAGTTTGATGGATGGCCTGCGTTACAGTTTTCCGGATGGCCTAGTGTATCTGTAGGTACATTTCCTGGCCGTGTGGCAGTCATTGACTATGTCAATAGTAAGGATGGCAAATACAGGATTCTGGTTACTCCTGATAACGAGGAAGAAGAGTGGCCTGAACAATTGCGTTTGGGATCAGGCGTAAGTGGCTTTGTGATGTTGAATGACGTACCTGTATGGTATGAAATCTGGCGGCAGTTAAATGGCTTCCCACCAAGTTTGCAGAGTCCAACAGCGGGAGCAGAAGATTCAGTTGATAAAAAGAAGGAGGGAGAGAAAGATGCGAAGAAATAGCCAGACACATAAGGTCTTTGGCTGGCGATCGCGCTTTGCAGTCAAAGCACGCATTCTATCTATCACAAGAATGCTTATTTTCTGTTTGTATGTTCTGTTTCAGGGATTGCCTTTTACTGCTTCAGCTCAATTGGCATCAGACAAAAAGCCAACAGCAACGGTTGAGTCTAAAACCATGAGCAGTCAGGATTTTCTTCAACGAATTTTAAAGTATCATCCTGTAGCCCGGCAAGCAGCCTTGTTGAGTGAGCAGGCACATAATGAGATTCGGTATGCACGAGGTTCTTTCGATCCTAAACTGGAAGCCAATTATGAGAATAAAGAATTGAAAGGATCTACTTACTATCATCGATGGGATAGCCAGTTGAAGATTCCTTTCTGGATTGGAGAGATAAAAGGGGGATTTCAGCGTGGTGTAGGCAACTATATTAACAACGAGAATTATACCAGTACCAGCGGTTTAATCTTTGCTGGAGTATCTATTCCGCTACCCATCAGCCAGGATTTCCTGATAGACCAGCGACGTAGTACTCTCCGGCAGGCACAGGTGTTTCGTAATATTGCCGAAGCAGATCGCGTAAAGGAAATCAACAAACTGGTTTTCAACGCGACTAAAGAATACTGGGAATGGTATCTGGCTCACAACGAATACACAATGTTGCGTGAAAATTACGAACTAGCCAATATACGTTATAAAGCAGTAAAAGGTCGTGTTGTAGAAGGTGATCTGGCAGGCATTGACTCAGTAGAAGCACAAACCATATTGCAAGACCGTCTGATTCGCCTGACACAGGTAGAAGTAGATTTATTGAATGCACGTATCCGGTTGTCTAACTATCTGTGGGGAGAAAATGATACTCCATTAGAGATGCCTGCAGATATTGCACCAGAGCAATTTGATGTAACCCATAGAGTAGAAATGGAAGCTACTCTGATACGTCTTCGGGATATGGCACAAGCAAACCATCCGGAATTGCAAAAATTGACTTTTAAAAATGAACAACTTACTATCGAAAGACGCTTTTTACGGGACCGTTTTAAACCAAACTTACGGGTTAATTACAATTTATTGAGTAGCCCTACGTATAATACAGACGGCCGTATTTTACCTTCAACAGTGGATATGGCTTATTTGCAAAACAATTATAAGTGGGGATTTGAGTTTAGTTATCCTTTGTTTTTACGAAAAGAACGAGGAAAGCTGGCTCTCAATGAAGTAAAGATTGAACAAAATAACCTGGAACGCCAGCAAACATCCAGGGAGATTCTGAACAATATTCAAACTACCTACAATGATCTGCGAAACCTGGATTCTCTGATTCGGCTGCAACAAATCAATATTGCCAACTATCGTCGGTTACGGGATGCAGAGGTACAGAAGTTTGAAAATGGAGAAAGCTCTCTGTTTCTCATCAATTCACGGGAAACCAAGTATATCGATGAGCAGATCAAATTGTTTTCGCTGAAAACCAAATATGCAAAGGAACGGGCAGAATTGCTCTGGTCAGCAGGTTTATCTGACTGGAACCAGTTAGCTGAATAAGATTGTATACGATATTTTCTATGTCTTAGAAATACCCTGTCACCAGTAGGCGACAGGGTATTTTTGCAATATGTAGTCGCATCTCAAGTCTCTTCTTGCTCTGTGTTATATCTTATTTTTTAATTTTGATAGTTTTAAAAAGGAGTACAGATTTGAAGAGAAAGCTAGTTTAAACATCTGTTCAATGCTGTCAATATAAGATAGTTTGTTTTGTTTCCCCTTGTTTCTTTTTTGTCCTTCTGAAATGATCCCTTTTCCTCATGAAAGACTTTCTCTCCTTTCGGCAATAAATAGTACAAAGTCAAGAAATAACCAGACCTTACAAAAATAACAAAAATCACTGATTATCAATCATTTAAAACAGAAAAATATTCTTGTTCGGTATCGTTAAACATAGCCTTATTTTTTGTATTTTTAAAGTATATAATTCAATCAGCAAACGTTTAAACACTTATTATCTATATGCCTCATTACCATACCAATACAACCGCTATTCGTAAATACAAATCTGACTATTATGGACTGATGGTCTATGAAGCCCGCCTGAATCATGAACTATTCCGGATGGAGCAACGCATCTTAGCCATTCAGGAAGATGAGGAACACTCTCTTGCTAATCAAACCCTTCTAACTACCTTACTGGCACACGCAACACAGCAAAAGGCAGAACTGGAAGCTCAGCCTACCTCCAAAGACCGCGACAAGCAACTCAAAAAAGCGGAAAAAGAGTATAAAGAGATCAATGCGAAATACAAACGCAATGAATACCACCTCGCTGTGCTGGACAAGAAAAAAGATAAGGACAATGCAGCTAAATATGTTCTCAAAGAACTGAAGCGCGATGAAGTACGCATTCGTATCAAAACAGCTTATGATATTTGGAAAAAACTTGAGCAGGAAGAACAATACGAGTTTATGGATTTTGAACTGTTCAAGGCTTTACACTTTGTAAAACAATCAAAGCAAGCTGCTACCCAGACTACAACTAACACCCAATCAGATCAGTCTTCCGAAAAACCCCTTTCAGTGGCGGGTATCAAACCCTTTATACCTGAGAAAGCGCCACGAGTTATGTTGTTTGATTATTTAAATAGGAATCAAATTATGTTTTATTCAAAGTCAAGATTTATTAATTCCAGAGCCATAGAGAAGGAATTTTCTAAAAACTATAGTCATTCTACTATTTATTTAAAAGCTTTTTAGATTTGACTCTCGTTTTCAGGAAAGGTTCTTATATATCCTTTATCATCATATGAAATAAGATCTTGAGCAAGAAAAGAGTAGCTTTCATCAATAAATTCGATAAAAGAACAATTTCGCAAGATTCTTTCTCCTTTCTGTTCTATATATTTTCCATAATCTACAAGTATATCTTCTGGATTGGGATAATATATGCCTAGTGCAGCATAAGTAGAGACATAAGTTACTTTTATAACATCTACCTCTATAGCTAAACCTTCCTGCACTATTTCCTTCTTTAGAATAGAAGCTACCCACTTCAAAATAAGGATCTGCAGTTCTACTCCAATACATTTGCCCAGTATCTTGTCAAAAGCAAGTATTTCAACAATCTGATAACTTCTCATACAACAAGTAAAAAATAATATAAAGTACGAGTTAGGTCTTTCTGTCCTTGATAATTGAGCCAAACCCACATAAAAGATTGTAATTAAACAACAAAAGCCTGGAAGATCCAGGCTTTTATCAAAAACTAAATCAGGAACTTAGTTTCCAAATATATCTTTCATACGTTCCTGCATCAATCCTGGATCACTTAATGCATCGATTCCAACCATGACGATAATAAAAATAAAATACAACAACGATAAAGAAGAAAGAACTACACCTATAATGGCGCAGATTCGCCCTGCATTTAGATTGTTATAGGAACTTAGAGTATACATGTCAGGATTACTTCTATAACGAGCCATATCTGACTTGGCTAATATAAGCGTTGTAATACCCAAACCTAGCCCAAAAATCCCATAACAACAACAAAGAACAATAGAGAGAATACCTAATACAAGTACGATAGTAGCATTTGGTAAGGGTTGTTGGAATCCCATACCACCTTGATTGAATGTAGGGTCTTGTTGCATAAATTAAAATAATTGATGATTTTTTATTTTTAAGATGTAACTGCTAATAATAATCAGAAAAACAATACCAGACAAAATCTTTACAATCCAGATTCCATACCGGAAATTAATCCGGCTGTTTACAAAAATAAACCCGATCAATAAGAGCATAGGCAATGTAGCTGGATACATATGCCATGATTCTTTGAAATCACCACGTAATAGAGCAACAATAGAACGCTGTAATCCACAACCCGGACAATCAATCAGAAATACTTTCTTAAAAGGACATGTCAGCAAATGATGACTTATCCACTCAACAATATCCTGATAGGAAGTAAGAAGGATTGTGGCTCCTAACCCATTAAGATACCTGAACATACTTACAAAAGACGATTTGTACTATCTCTATATACAGTAAAGGCATTTTTTACAGTGTAAAAAATGTCTTTCTACTTACTTCTATCAATAAGCCCGTGCAAACAAAACACGTCTGGAAGAAGGTTTTCCTGTTACGATACACTTGCCTTCTTCTGCGGGAGAATCCAATGGAATACAACGGATGGTAGCTTTGGTCTCTTCCTTGATACGTTCTTCCGTTTCAGAAGTGCCATCCCAGTGAGCCAGAACAAATCCTGGTTTCTCGTCCAATATTTGCTTAAACTCTTCATATGTTTCTACCTTAGTAGTATTGGCAGTCCGGAAAGATTGTGCTTTCTGATAAATGTTTTGCTGAATATCTGTCAGCAATCCTTCAATCTGGCTGGCAAGATTTTCCATAGAATAGACTTTCTTCTCCTTAGTATCCCGACGAGCCACTTCAGCTGTACCATTTTCCAGATCACGAGGACCAATAGCAACCCGTACAGGTACACCTTTCAGTTCATACTCAGCAAATTTCCATCCAGGCGAATTTCCATCACGGTTATCAAACTTCACACTGATTCCCTTGGATTTTAACTCTTTTAATAGAGGCTGAATCTTTTCAGTAATGGTGGCTAGTTGTTCTGCCCCTTTAAATATAGGCACAATCACTACCTGGATAGGAGCCAGTTTTGGAGGTAATACCAGACCTTCATCATCTGAGTGTGCCATAATCAAAGCACCCATCAAACGTGTACTCACACCCCAGGAAGTTCCCCAAACATAATCCAGCTTTCCTTCTTTGCTCGTATACTGCACATCAAATGCTTTGGCAAAGTTTTGTCCCAGGAAGTGAGAAGTACCTGCCTGCAAGGCTTTTCCATCCTGCATCAGTGCTTCAATACAATACGTATCTTCTGCCCCTGCAAAACGTTCGTTGGCTGTTTTTACACCACGTACCACAGGTAAAGCCATCCATTCTTCGGCAAATGTAGCA
This genomic stretch from Xanthocytophaga agilis harbors:
- a CDS encoding TolC family protein — translated: MRRNSQTHKVFGWRSRFAVKARILSITRMLIFCLYVLFQGLPFTASAQLASDKKPTATVESKTMSSQDFLQRILKYHPVARQAALLSEQAHNEIRYARGSFDPKLEANYENKELKGSTYYHRWDSQLKIPFWIGEIKGGFQRGVGNYINNENYTSTSGLIFAGVSIPLPISQDFLIDQRRSTLRQAQVFRNIAEADRVKEINKLVFNATKEYWEWYLAHNEYTMLRENYELANIRYKAVKGRVVEGDLAGIDSVEAQTILQDRLIRLTQVEVDLLNARIRLSNYLWGENDTPLEMPADIAPEQFDVTHRVEMEATLIRLRDMAQANHPELQKLTFKNEQLTIERRFLRDRFKPNLRVNYNLLSSPTYNTDGRILPSTVDMAYLQNNYKWGFEFSYPLFLRKERGKLALNEVKIEQNNLERQQTSREILNNIQTTYNDLRNLDSLIRLQQINIANYRRLRDAEVQKFENGESSLFLINSRETKYIDEQIKLFSLKTKYAKERAELLWSAGLSDWNQLAE
- a CDS encoding CCC motif membrane protein, translated to MQQDPTFNQGGMGFQQPLPNATIVLVLGILSIVLCCCYGIFGLGLGITTLILAKSDMARYRSNPDMYTLSSYNNLNAGRICAIIGVVLSSLSLLYFIFIIVMVGIDALSDPGLMQERMKDIFGN
- the proS gene encoding proline--tRNA ligase gives rise to the protein MSKGLPKRSEDYSAWYNELVQKADLAENSPVRGCMVIKPYGYTIWEKMQRALDDMFKETGHTNAYFPLFIPKSFLSKEASHVEGFAKECAVVTHYRLKNAPDGSGVIVDPEAKLTEELIVRPTSETVIWSTYKNWIQSYRDLPVLVNQWANVVRWEMRTRLFLRTTEFLWQEGHTAHATADEAVAETKQMLEVYATFAEEWMALPVVRGVKTANERFAGAEDTYCIEALMQDGKALQAGTSHFLGQNFAKAFDVQYTSKEGKLDYVWGTSWGVSTRLMGALIMAHSDDEGLVLPPKLAPIQVVIVPIFKGAEQLATITEKIQPLLKELKSKGISVKFDNRDGNSPGWKFAEYELKGVPVRVAIGPRDLENGTAEVARRDTKEKKVYSMENLASQIEGLLTDIQQNIYQKAQSFRTANTTKVETYEEFKQILDEKPGFVLAHWDGTSETEERIKEETKATIRCIPLDSPAEEGKCIVTGKPSSRRVLFARAY
- a CDS encoding DUF2752 domain-containing protein — translated: MFRYLNGLGATILLTSYQDIVEWISHHLLTCPFKKVFLIDCPGCGLQRSIVALLRGDFKESWHMYPATLPMLLLIGFIFVNSRINFRYGIWIVKILSGIVFLIIISSYILKIKNHQLF